One Salvia splendens isolate huo1 chromosome 12, SspV2, whole genome shotgun sequence genomic window carries:
- the LOC121758064 gene encoding protein indeterminate-domain 5, chloroplastic-like isoform X1 gives MAASSSSAFLSLRDENESQQQQQQLPPPNKRRRNQAGNPNPDAEVIALSPKTLMATNRFVCEVCNKGFQREQNLQLHRRGHNLPWKLRQKSTKEVKRKVYLCPEPSCVHHDPSRALGDLTGVKKHYSRKHGEKKYKCEKCSKKYAVNSDWKAHSKTCGTREYRCDCGTLFSRRDSFITHRAFCDALAQESARNLNPPSIGGHLLGLSQQDKMNQGALSSHDILRLGRPSPRYETLVSPGGFNPSPRPSFVHPNHDHDHQNQPSYNSMFPNKSSLQGLMHLPQLHMNNTSPNSSTGLFNLSFFPGNTNNAASTMEGGPHNSTSGEDSTLFSSGNLMSIAIPSLYSTSQGMQSPSGGAQMSATALLQKAAQMGSNTSNNGGASSSLLKSFGKSPDHHSFGDGSIYNGGGNHMQELMNSIAAAGVGPGAAPMFEQVEYRGFHGGNSNGLSSLEQAGRLTRDFLGVGEIVRSVREQQQSGMDHLGKQTQPFGEGSFH, from the exons ATGGCAGCTTCTTCTTCATCAGCTTTCCTTTCATTAAGAGATGAAAACGAgtcgcagcagcagcagcagcagcttccTCCTCCTAACAAGAGAAGGCGGAACCAGGCCGGAAATCCAA ATCCGGATGCGGAAGTAATTGCGCTGTCGCCGAAGACGCTGATGGCGACGAACCGGTTCGTGTGCGAGGTCTGCAACAAGGGCTTCCAGAGGGAGCAGAATCTGCAGCTGCACCGCCGCGGGCACAATCTGCCGTGGAAGCTGCGGCAGAAGAGCACCAAGGAGGTGAAGCGGAAGGTGTATCTGTGCCCCGAGCCGAGCTGCGTGCACCACGACCCGTCCCGGGCGCTCGGGGACCTCACTGGAGTAAAAAAGCACTACTCAAGGAAGCACGGCGAGAAGAAGTACAAGTGCGAGAAATGCTCGAAGAAATACGCCGTCAATTCCGATTGGAAAGCTCATTCGAAAACCTGCGGCACAAGAGAGTATCGATGCGACTGCGGCACCCTTTTCTCAAG GCGCGACAGTTTCATCACTCACCGAGCCTTCTGCGACGCGCTGGCTCAGGAGAGTGCGCGGAACCTGAACCCGCCCAGCATCGGAGGCCACCTCTTAGGGCTCTCCCAACAAGATAAGATGAACCAAGGAGCCCTATCAAGTCATGACATACTTAGATTGGGCAGGCCCAGCCCCCGATACGAAACCCTAGTCAGCCCGGGAGGCTTCAACCCTTCTCCGCGGCCCTCATTCGTCCACCCGAATCACGACCACGATCATCAAAATCAACCTTCCTATAATTCCATGTTTCCCAACAAATCATCACTGCAAGGCCTCATGCACCTTCCCCAACTCCACATGAACAACACCTCCCCCAACTCCTCCACCGGCCTCTTCAACCTCAGCTTCTTCCCCGGGAACACCAACAACGCCGCCTCCACCATGGAAGGCGGCCCCCACAACTCCACTTCCGGAGAAGATTCCACCCTCTTCTCATCAG GTAACCTCATGAGCATTGCGATCCCATCGCTGTACAGCACCTCGCAAGGCATGCAAAGCCCCAGCGGAGGAGCTCAGATGTCGGCGACGGCGCTTCTCCAGAAAGCGGCCCAGATGGGCTCCAACACCAGCAACAACGGCGGCGCGTCTTCGTCACTGCTGAAGAGCTTCGGGAAGTCGCCCGACCACCACAGCTTCGGGGATGGAAGCATATACAATGGAGGAGGAAACCATATGCAGGAGTTGATGAACTCCATTGCGGCGGCGGGAGTGGGCCCGGGGGCGGCGCCTATGTTCGAGCAGGTGGAGTACAGAGGGTTCCATGGAGGGAACAGCAATGGATTGAGCAGCTTGGAGCAAGCGGGGAGGCTGACCAGGGATTTTCTTGGAGTTGGAGAGATTGTGAGAAGTGTGAGAGAACAACAACAAAGTGGGATGGATCATCTCGGAAAACAAACACAGCCTTTTGGAGAGGGGAGT
- the LOC121758854 gene encoding protein NRT1/ PTR FAMILY 8.3-like, with product MGSHEEERSLLEEGLVESGSDGLYTGNGSVDFKGNPVLKSKTGNWRACPFILGTECCERLAYYGIATNLVSYLTKYLHQGNAAAATTVTTWQGTCYLTPLIGAVLADAYWGRYWTIAAFSTLYFIGMCTLTASATIPYFKPPECVDSACPSASTAQYAIFFFGLYLVALGTGGIKPCVSSFGADQFDDTDPVESVKKGSFFNWFYFSINIGALISSSLIVWIQDNAGWGLGFGIPALFMGFAIASFFSGTSLYRFQRPGGSPITRMCQVLVASFRKCNLDVPDDSNLLYELPDKSSAIQGSRKLLHTDELKCLDKAAVISEAESERGDYSNVWSLCTVTQVEELKILIRMFPIWATGIVFAAVYAQMSTMFVEQGMVMDTAIGSFTIPAASLSTFDVISVIFWVPMYDRVLVPVAKMFTGKDRGFTELQRMGVGLFLSILCMSAAAIVEIFRLSYVVDTEAAAPMSILWQIPQYFLLGAAEVFTFIGQLEFFYDQSPDAMRSLCTALSLLTTALGNYLSSFILTVVTSLTTQGGQPGWIPDNLNIGHLDYFFWLLAALSFFNLVVYVFCARIYKSKNAS from the exons ATGGGTAGTCACGAGGAGGAGAGATCACTTCTAGAGGAGGGTCTTGTAGAG AGCGGAAGTGATGGGCTATATACTGGTAATGGTTCAGTTGACTTCAAGGGGAACCCTGTTCTGAAGAGCAAAACTGGAAATTGGAGGGCATGTCCTTTCATTCTAG GAACTGAATGCTGTGAGCGTTTAGCATACTATGGGATTGCCACTAATCTTGTTAGTTACCTCACAAAATATTTACACCAAGGGAATGCGGCAGCAGCTACAACTGTGACAACATGGCAAGGCACCTGCTATCTAACTCCCCTTATTGGGGCTGTCTTGGCCGATGCTTACTGGGGAAGATATTGGACAATTGCTGCCTTTTCCACTCTTTACTTCATT GGAATGTGCACGTTGACAGCATCTGCAACTATACCGTATTTCAAGCCTCCTGAATGTGTTGACTCTGCATGCCCTTCTGCCTCCACTGCTCAATATGCAATATTTTTCTTTGGTCTATATCTTGTAGCACTCGGAACAGGAGGAATCAAACCTTGTGTTTCATCTTTTGGGGCAGACCAATTTGATGATACAGATCCTGTAGAGAGTGTTAAAAAGGGTTCTTTTTTCAATTGGTTCTATTTTTCCATCAACATTGGTGCCTTGATATCAAGTAGTTTGATTGTCTGGATTCAAGATAATGCTGGGTGGGGCCTTGGTTTTGGCATCCCTGCTTTGTTTATGGGATTTGCTATAGCAAGTTTCTTCTCGGGCACCAGTCTCTATAGGTTCCAGAGACCAGGAGGAAGCCCTATTACAAGAATGTGTCAGGTCCTGGTTGCATCATTCCGCAAATGCAATTTGGATGTTCCTGATGATAGTAACCTTCTATATGAGTTACCTGATAAAAGCTCTGCAATTCAAGGAAGCCGGAAATTGCTGCATACTGATGAACTAAA GTGCCTCGACAAAGCTGCTGTAATTTCGGAAGCTGAAAGCGAGCGCGGAGATTATTCCAATGTTTGGAGTCTCTGCACAGTAACACAAGTGGAAGAATTGAAGATCTTGATACGCATGTTTCCCATCTGGGCCACCGGAATAGTCTTTGCTGCAGTCTATGCTCAAATGTCGACAATGTTTGTGGAGCAAGGCATGGTGATGGACACAGCCATCGGTTCCTTCACTATCCCAGCAGCTTCCCTGTCGACATTTGATGTCATCAGTGTTATCTTCTGGGTCCCAATGTACGACAGGGTCCTTGTCCCAGTTGCCAAAATGTTCACCGGCAAAGACAGAGGCTTCACGGAGCTGCAAAGGATGGGAGTTGGCCTATTCCTCTCGATTCTATGCATGTCGGCTGCTGCTATCGTAGAGATCTTTCGTCTGTCATATGTGGTCGATACAGAAGCTGCTGCCCCAATGAGTATCTTATGGCAGATACCGCAGTATTTCCTGCTCGGGGCTGCTGAAGTTTTCACGTTCATTGGGCAACTGGAGTTCTTCTACGACCAATCACCGGATGCCATGCGCAGCCTGTGCACGGCCCTGTCGCTCCTCACGACTGCGCTGGGCAACTATTTGAGCTCCTTCATCCTCACTGTTGTCACGTCTCTGACGACGCAAGGAGGGCAGCCCGGATGGATCCCGGACAACTTGAACATCGGCCATCTCGACTACTTCTTTTGGCTTCTTGCTGCTCTCAGCTTCTTCAATCTGGTGGTCTATGTGTTCTGTGCGAGAATATACAAATCAAAGAATGCATCATGA
- the LOC121758064 gene encoding protein indeterminate-domain 5, chloroplastic-like isoform X2, with amino-acid sequence MKTSRSSSSSSFLLLTREGGTRPEIQANPDAEVIALSPKTLMATNRFVCEVCNKGFQREQNLQLHRRGHNLPWKLRQKSTKEVKRKVYLCPEPSCVHHDPSRALGDLTGVKKHYSRKHGEKKYKCEKCSKKYAVNSDWKAHSKTCGTREYRCDCGTLFSRRDSFITHRAFCDALAQESARNLNPPSIGGHLLGLSQQDKMNQGALSSHDILRLGRPSPRYETLVSPGGFNPSPRPSFVHPNHDHDHQNQPSYNSMFPNKSSLQGLMHLPQLHMNNTSPNSSTGLFNLSFFPGNTNNAASTMEGGPHNSTSGEDSTLFSSGNLMSIAIPSLYSTSQGMQSPSGGAQMSATALLQKAAQMGSNTSNNGGASSSLLKSFGKSPDHHSFGDGSIYNGGGNHMQELMNSIAAAGVGPGAAPMFEQVEYRGFHGGNSNGLSSLEQAGRLTRDFLGVGEIVRSVREQQQSGMDHLGKQTQPFGEGSFH; translated from the exons ATGAAAACGAgtcgcagcagcagcagcagcagcttccTCCTCCTAACAAGAGAAGGCGGAACCAGGCCGGAAATCCAAGCAA ATCCGGATGCGGAAGTAATTGCGCTGTCGCCGAAGACGCTGATGGCGACGAACCGGTTCGTGTGCGAGGTCTGCAACAAGGGCTTCCAGAGGGAGCAGAATCTGCAGCTGCACCGCCGCGGGCACAATCTGCCGTGGAAGCTGCGGCAGAAGAGCACCAAGGAGGTGAAGCGGAAGGTGTATCTGTGCCCCGAGCCGAGCTGCGTGCACCACGACCCGTCCCGGGCGCTCGGGGACCTCACTGGAGTAAAAAAGCACTACTCAAGGAAGCACGGCGAGAAGAAGTACAAGTGCGAGAAATGCTCGAAGAAATACGCCGTCAATTCCGATTGGAAAGCTCATTCGAAAACCTGCGGCACAAGAGAGTATCGATGCGACTGCGGCACCCTTTTCTCAAG GCGCGACAGTTTCATCACTCACCGAGCCTTCTGCGACGCGCTGGCTCAGGAGAGTGCGCGGAACCTGAACCCGCCCAGCATCGGAGGCCACCTCTTAGGGCTCTCCCAACAAGATAAGATGAACCAAGGAGCCCTATCAAGTCATGACATACTTAGATTGGGCAGGCCCAGCCCCCGATACGAAACCCTAGTCAGCCCGGGAGGCTTCAACCCTTCTCCGCGGCCCTCATTCGTCCACCCGAATCACGACCACGATCATCAAAATCAACCTTCCTATAATTCCATGTTTCCCAACAAATCATCACTGCAAGGCCTCATGCACCTTCCCCAACTCCACATGAACAACACCTCCCCCAACTCCTCCACCGGCCTCTTCAACCTCAGCTTCTTCCCCGGGAACACCAACAACGCCGCCTCCACCATGGAAGGCGGCCCCCACAACTCCACTTCCGGAGAAGATTCCACCCTCTTCTCATCAG GTAACCTCATGAGCATTGCGATCCCATCGCTGTACAGCACCTCGCAAGGCATGCAAAGCCCCAGCGGAGGAGCTCAGATGTCGGCGACGGCGCTTCTCCAGAAAGCGGCCCAGATGGGCTCCAACACCAGCAACAACGGCGGCGCGTCTTCGTCACTGCTGAAGAGCTTCGGGAAGTCGCCCGACCACCACAGCTTCGGGGATGGAAGCATATACAATGGAGGAGGAAACCATATGCAGGAGTTGATGAACTCCATTGCGGCGGCGGGAGTGGGCCCGGGGGCGGCGCCTATGTTCGAGCAGGTGGAGTACAGAGGGTTCCATGGAGGGAACAGCAATGGATTGAGCAGCTTGGAGCAAGCGGGGAGGCTGACCAGGGATTTTCTTGGAGTTGGAGAGATTGTGAGAAGTGTGAGAGAACAACAACAAAGTGGGATGGATCATCTCGGAAAACAAACACAGCCTTTTGGAGAGGGGAGT
- the LOC121759667 gene encoding NADH dehydrogenase [ubiquinone] 1 beta subcomplex subunit 7-like, translating into MEAPGSSKKMIATQEEMVEAKVPLAYRDQCAHLLIPLNKCRQAEFYLPWKCSSERHTYEKCEYELVMERMLQMQKIREREAQLKSQPIPLLPKTANA; encoded by the coding sequence ATGGAGGCCCCGGGCTCATCGAAGAAGATGATAGCGACGCAGGAAGAGATGGTGGAGGCGAAAGTCCCGCTGGCTTACAGAGACCAGTGCGCCCATCTGCTCATCCCCCTCAACAAGTGCCGCCAGGCAGAGTTCTACCTGCCATGGAAGTGCAGCTCAGAGCGCCACACCTACGAGAAGTGTGAGTACGAGCTCGTCATGGAGCGGATGCTCCAGATGCAGAAGATCCGCGAGCGCGAGGCCCAGTTGAAGTCGCAGCCCATTCCGCTCCTCCCCAAAACCGCCAATGCTTGA